Proteins from a single region of Paenibacillus sp. BIHB 4019:
- a CDS encoding protein adenylyltransferase SelO, with translation MSEKQANIYIGWNFDNSYARLPEGLFTATNPTPVRSPELIICNDKLAESFGLDAEALQSEEGVAMLAGNLIPEGALPLAEAYAGHQFGHFNRLGDGRALLLGEQITPSGERVDIQLKGAGRTPYSRGGDGRAGVGPMLREYIISEAMHGLGIPTTRSLAVVKTGEPVYREDTQQGAILTRVAASHIRVGTFQFAAQWGTAEELRALADYTVQRHFPQIAGEGNRYLSLLQEVIKRQASLIAKWQLVGFIHGVMNTDNMALSGETIDYGPCAFMDAFSLATVFSSIDSQGRYAYGNQPYIAVWNLARLAESLLSLLHDDEEQALKLAEQALADFTDQYHRHWLAGMRGKLGIFNEEEQDDELMKDLLTLMEKHGADYTNTFVALTFNKPDDSALFNSEEYTEWHERWQNRLGRQEQSVEEAGQLMRSSNPAIIPRNHRVEEALEAAVNGDYSVMERLLEALADPYAHSPKQAEYATLPEPSGRAYRTYCGT, from the coding sequence ATGAGCGAGAAGCAAGCCAATATATATATCGGATGGAACTTTGACAACAGCTATGCAAGGTTGCCAGAAGGTTTGTTTACAGCAACAAACCCAACCCCAGTGCGCTCGCCAGAGCTAATTATTTGCAATGACAAGCTGGCTGAATCGTTTGGACTTGATGCCGAGGCGCTGCAAAGCGAGGAAGGCGTTGCTATGCTTGCGGGCAATCTAATTCCCGAGGGCGCTTTGCCGCTTGCTGAGGCTTATGCGGGTCATCAGTTTGGCCATTTTAACCGCTTGGGTGACGGGCGTGCCTTGCTGCTGGGCGAACAAATAACACCCTCAGGCGAGCGAGTCGACATTCAATTAAAAGGAGCAGGGCGCACGCCCTATTCTCGCGGCGGAGATGGCCGTGCGGGGGTTGGGCCGATGCTGCGCGAATACATCATTAGCGAAGCCATGCATGGGCTGGGCATTCCCACTACCCGCAGCTTGGCAGTCGTGAAAACGGGCGAGCCTGTTTACCGGGAGGATACGCAGCAGGGTGCTATTTTGACCCGCGTAGCTGCGAGCCATATTCGTGTCGGAACGTTTCAATTTGCTGCCCAATGGGGAACGGCAGAGGAGCTGCGGGCACTGGCTGACTACACGGTGCAAAGGCATTTTCCGCAAATTGCTGGGGAAGGCAATCGCTATCTCTCCTTGCTGCAGGAAGTAATTAAGCGTCAGGCATCGCTTATTGCCAAATGGCAGCTCGTCGGTTTTATTCATGGCGTCATGAATACGGACAACATGGCGCTTAGTGGCGAAACGATTGATTACGGCCCGTGTGCCTTTATGGATGCGTTTAGCCTAGCGACGGTATTCAGTTCCATTGACAGTCAAGGCCGTTATGCTTATGGCAATCAGCCTTACATTGCGGTCTGGAATTTGGCGAGATTGGCTGAATCGCTATTGTCGCTGCTGCACGACGATGAGGAGCAGGCGCTAAAGCTTGCTGAGCAAGCTTTAGCGGATTTCACAGACCAATACCATCGTCATTGGCTCGCAGGCATGCGTGGAAAACTGGGCATTTTCAATGAGGAGGAGCAGGACGACGAGCTAATGAAAGACCTGCTCACTTTGATGGAGAAGCATGGCGCGGATTACACAAATACGTTTGTGGCGTTAACCTTTAACAAGCCGGATGACTCGGCGCTATTTAACAGCGAGGAATATACAGAGTGGCATGAGCGCTGGCAGAATAGGCTGGGCAGGCAGGAGCAGTCCGTAGAGGAAGCGGGTCAGCTCATGCGCAGCAGCAATCCAGCTATCATTCCGCGCAATCATCGGGTAGAAGAGGCGCTGGAAGCAGCGGTTAATGGTGATTACAGTGTAATGGAGCGGCTGCTTGAGGCGCTAGCTGATCCGTATGCACATTCTCCAAAGCAGGCTGAATATGCAACTTTGCCTGAGCCGTCAGGCCGTGCTTACCGCACTTATTGCGGAACGTAG
- a CDS encoding collagen-like protein, which produces MYLSGSGYCSKCKGDSTNHCTCGGQLSCNGIPSKKGVTGATGATGATGETGATGATGETGATGATGATGATGETGATGATGATGGTGATGATGATGGTGATGGTGATGATGGTGATGATGATGATGATGATGETGATGAIGATGATGATGATGATGGTGATGGTGATGGTGATGATGGTGATGATGATGATGATGATGETGATGATGATGATGATGATGGTGATGGTGATGGTGATGATGATGATGGTGATGETGATGLTGVTGPTGPTGATGGTGGTGATGGTGATGGTGATGATGATGATGGTGATGGTGATGGTGATGGTGATGGTGATGATGATGGTGATGGTGATGGNGATGGTGATGATGATGGTGATGGTGATGGTGATGGTGATGGTGATGATGATGGTGATGGTGATGGTGATGATGATGGTGATGGTGATGGTGATGATGATGGTGATGGTGATGGNGATGGTGATGGTGATGATGATGGTGATGGNGATGGTGATGATGATGGTGATGGTGATGGTGATGATGATGGTGATGGTGATGGTGATGGTGATGATGATGATGATGPNFATEGFSAFLSNITLSATGQLTNWSVASPYYGNPNFNAVTGNYTIPTTGRYTILATINYATTAALSVALGAGINPFFVVQRTSPTVTQLVAGLLPILNVNIVLLLTLRAVLGSGEVTLAGEVTLNAGDVVGLFYNANGLTIALNIGNGTTNGVVWSMHEIT; this is translated from the coding sequence ATGTATTTAAGCGGCTCGGGATATTGCAGCAAATGCAAAGGAGATTCAACTAACCATTGTACTTGTGGTGGTCAGTTAAGCTGTAATGGAATACCCAGTAAGAAAGGCGTTACGGGAGCAACAGGAGCAACAGGAGCAACAGGCGAAACGGGAGCAACAGGGGCGACTGGTGAAACGGGAGCTACAGGGGCTACAGGAGCGACGGGTGCAACTGGCGAAACGGGTGCAACTGGAGCAACCGGTGCGACTGGCGGAACTGGAGCAACAGGGGCAACTGGTGCGACTGGCGGAACTGGTGCAACCGGTGGAACGGGAGCAACAGGAGCAACTGGAGGTACAGGTGCAACTGGGGCTACAGGAGCGACAGGAGCTACAGGAGCGACGGGTGCAACTGGCGAAACGGGTGCAACGGGAGCAATCGGTGCGACTGGGGCTACAGGGGCTACAGGAGCGACGGGTGCAACTGGAGGAACCGGTGCGACTGGCGGAACTGGTGCAACCGGAGGAACTGGAGCAACAGGGGCAACTGGAGGTACAGGTGCAACTGGGGCTACAGGAGCGACAGGAGCTACAGGAGCGACGGGTGCAACTGGCGAAACGGGTGCAACGGGAGCAACCGGTGCGACTGGGGCTACAGGAGCGACGGGTGCAACTGGAGGAACCGGTGCGACTGGCGGAACTGGTGCAACCGGAGGAACTGGAGCAACAGGGGCAACTGGTGCAACGGGAGCTACGGGTGGAACCGGCGCGACAGGTGAAACAGGCGCAACAGGGTTGACAGGTGTAACTGGGCCCACAGGACCCACCGGTGCAACTGGGGGAACTGGAGGAACCGGTGCGACTGGCGGAACTGGAGCAACCGGTGGAACGGGAGCAACAGGGGCAACTGGTGCAACGGGAGCAACGGGCGGAACGGGAGCAACGGGTGGAACTGGTGCGACAGGTGGAACCGGTGCGACGGGCGGAACTGGGGCGACAGGTGGAACGGGAGCGACAGGCGCAACAGGAGCAACGGGTGGAACTGGAGCTACTGGTGGAACGGGAGCAACAGGAGGAAATGGAGCTACTGGTGGAACGGGAGCGACAGGCGCAACAGGAGCTACTGGTGGAACGGGAGCAACGGGCGGAACTGGTGCTACTGGTGGAACGGGAGCAACGGGTGGAACTGGTGCTACTGGTGGAACGGGAGCGACAGGCGCAACAGGAGCTACTGGTGGAACGGGAGCAACGGGTGGAACTGGTGCTACTGGTGGAACGGGAGCGACAGGCGCAACAGGTGCTACTGGTGGAACGGGAGCAACGGGTGGAACTGGTGCTACTGGTGGAACGGGAGCAACAGGCGCAACAGGAGCAACTGGTGGAACTGGTGCTACTGGTGGAACGGGAGCAACAGGAGGAAATGGAGCAACGGGTGGAACTGGTGCTACTGGTGGAACGGGAGCGACAGGCGCAACAGGAGCTACTGGTGGAACGGGAGCAACAGGAGGAAATGGAGCTACTGGTGGAACGGGAGCGACAGGCGCAACAGGAGCTACTGGTGGAACGGGAGCAACGGGTGGAACTGGTGCTACTGGTGGAACGGGAGCGACAGGCGCAACAGGAGCTACTGGTGGAACGGGAGCAACGGGTGGAACCGGTGCGACGGGCGGAACTGGTGCGACAGGTGGAACGGGAGCGACAGGCGCAACAGGAGCAACAGGTGCAACAGGGGCTACAGGTCCCAATTTTGCTACAGAAGGATTTTCTGCATTTTTGTCTAATATTACGTTATCCGCAACGGGACAGCTTACAAACTGGTCCGTAGCAAGTCCCTATTATGGAAATCCGAACTTTAATGCAGTGACTGGAAACTACACAATTCCGACAACTGGAAGATACACAATTTTAGCAACTATAAATTATGCAACAACGGCAGCTCTGAGTGTCGCACTCGGTGCCGGAATCAACCCATTTTTTGTCGTTCAAAGAACCTCGCCTACGGTGACTCAATTAGTAGCAGGCCTGTTGCCCATATTAAATGTCAACATCGTACTGCTTTTAACATTACGAGCTGTTCTCGGAAGTGGAGAAGTGACTTTAGCAGGCGAGGTTACCCTTAATGCAGGCGATGTAGTTGGATTGTTTTATAATGCGAATGGATTAACAATTGCTCTTAACATCGGGAACGGCACTACGAATGGCGTTGTTTGGTCCATGCATGAAATCACTTAA
- a CDS encoding DUF2185 domain-containing protein, producing the protein MMEWTLEDVEQTSKLYPDSFFIPSAKERRSQEAGRRVRLHFTLANPGENEPRAERMWVEVTGFNQATEQYTGVLTNQPVYLKTLKLGDSLVFEPQHIARTILREGDERWLADGEKMALVSRRCLEQGDAVCWMYREAGDNEHDSGWRLFAGDEEDSYINADNIFRVQVYEMVDRDASLLMPFKGELGSAFERQGQNAAWVEVVEEE; encoded by the coding sequence ATGATGGAATGGACGCTTGAAGATGTAGAACAAACGAGCAAGCTGTATCCAGACAGCTTCTTTATCCCGTCTGCTAAGGAGCGACGGTCGCAAGAAGCAGGAAGGCGGGTCCGATTGCATTTTACACTGGCAAACCCGGGTGAAAATGAGCCGAGAGCCGAACGGATGTGGGTGGAGGTTACAGGCTTTAACCAAGCGACTGAGCAATATACCGGGGTACTGACGAACCAGCCAGTATATTTGAAAACCTTGAAGCTAGGAGACAGCTTAGTGTTCGAGCCGCAGCATATTGCCAGAACGATTCTGCGGGAAGGCGATGAGAGATGGCTTGCGGATGGCGAAAAAATGGCGCTCGTGTCTAGGAGATGCTTGGAGCAGGGCGATGCCGTGTGCTGGATGTACCGTGAAGCTGGCGACAATGAGCACGACAGCGGCTGGCGTTTGTTCGCAGGCGATGAGGAGGATAGCTACATTAACGCCGATAATATTTTCAGGGTGCAGGTTTATGAAATGGTAGACCGGGATGCTAGTTTATTGATGCCTTTTAAGGGGGAGCTTGGCTCGGCGTTTGAAAGGCAGGGGCAGAATGCTGCATGGGTAGAGGTAGTGGAGGAAGAGTAG
- a CDS encoding Imm51 family immunity protein: protein MDQQLLAQINLWHEEEAFESIVDRLQEIPEGDRDYEVIIQLARALNNTDCYREALKQLSLIAEQGKEDPLWHFRQGYAYYFLARYVDALQAFELSSRLDPQSEPTLEFLEWTKPLAEKMVRQHKRYVEESEAVGQKRGSGNDAPFASFDLQSFWEDSDYARKSYVLPPPTAELVSSIEQELGYKLPASYIALMNSQNGGVPVNCRFPADEPTSWSENHVAITGIMGIGRNKSYTLGGDLGSRFMIEEWGYPDLGIVICDCPSAGHDVIMLDYRFCGPDGEPAVVHVDQEDEYNITYLACSFEQFIKGLVHDDVFDRSAEEKEADLKKVAEGAFSPLLAELCAAVTETDDLEEKIRSICSQITEEKGYFVFQADKLSTLMYDLQFWLYTKTYPNPARKKYIDDYDKLIAFGESEFSTGGYAPAFITDWLDDRIKLGKIIVTDRTLAMTDEAIEQVIEQLNAYAAPNNKAVLPSEAGGIIAQLQPFIFIEHDNKSWSVILNAGTYKQELFDTRAEEGFQGSGYDWGSLAAVFVEEKMPELAEHIHFDSEADMFCVCASNREALVNFALAFKAACEDHDLISDLFTRAELD from the coding sequence ATGGACCAGCAGCTTCTGGCACAAATCAACCTTTGGCATGAAGAAGAGGCGTTCGAGAGCATTGTTGATCGACTGCAAGAAATCCCTGAGGGCGACAGAGATTATGAGGTCATCATCCAGCTTGCCCGAGCCCTTAACAATACAGATTGTTACCGCGAGGCACTTAAGCAGCTTTCCTTAATCGCCGAGCAAGGCAAAGAAGACCCTTTGTGGCATTTTCGCCAAGGCTATGCCTATTATTTTCTAGCGCGTTACGTGGATGCCTTACAGGCTTTTGAGCTATCCAGCCGCTTGGACCCCCAATCGGAACCAACCTTGGAATTTTTGGAGTGGACCAAGCCGCTCGCTGAAAAAATGGTGCGCCAGCATAAGCGCTATGTAGAGGAAAGCGAAGCGGTCGGGCAAAAGCGCGGCAGCGGGAATGACGCGCCCTTCGCCTCGTTCGATTTACAAAGCTTTTGGGAGGACAGCGATTACGCCCGCAAGTCTTATGTGCTGCCCCCTCCAACCGCTGAGCTGGTCTCATCCATTGAGCAGGAGCTTGGCTACAAGCTGCCGGCCTCCTACATTGCTCTTATGAACAGCCAAAACGGCGGGGTTCCCGTCAATTGCCGTTTCCCAGCGGACGAGCCGACCTCCTGGTCAGAGAATCATGTCGCGATTACGGGCATTATGGGCATTGGACGCAATAAATCCTACACGCTTGGCGGAGATTTAGGGAGCCGGTTCATGATCGAAGAATGGGGCTATCCAGACCTTGGGATCGTCATTTGCGACTGCCCTTCCGCAGGCCATGATGTCATTATGCTGGATTACCGCTTCTGCGGGCCAGACGGCGAGCCTGCCGTCGTTCACGTTGATCAAGAGGACGAATACAACATTACGTATTTGGCATGCAGCTTTGAACAATTTATTAAAGGGCTCGTTCATGATGATGTGTTCGATAGGTCCGCTGAGGAGAAGGAAGCGGATTTGAAAAAAGTAGCCGAAGGCGCATTTTCCCCTCTCTTGGCTGAGCTTTGTGCTGCTGTTACGGAAACGGATGATTTGGAAGAGAAAATCCGGTCGATTTGCAGCCAGATTACCGAGGAGAAGGGCTATTTCGTCTTTCAAGCCGACAAGCTGTCTACCTTGATGTATGATTTGCAATTTTGGCTCTACACGAAAACTTATCCGAATCCTGCACGGAAAAAATATATTGACGACTATGATAAGTTGATCGCATTCGGCGAAAGCGAGTTTAGCACAGGCGGCTATGCGCCGGCATTTATTACCGACTGGCTCGATGATCGCATCAAGCTGGGAAAAATCATCGTAACCGACCGTACTCTCGCCATGACGGATGAAGCTATCGAGCAGGTGATTGAACAGTTAAACGCCTATGCAGCTCCTAACAATAAGGCAGTGCTTCCTTCAGAGGCTGGCGGGATTATAGCACAATTGCAGCCTTTTATTTTTATTGAACACGACAATAAATCCTGGTCTGTTATTCTAAATGCCGGCACCTACAAGCAGGAACTTTTTGATACGAGGGCGGAAGAAGGCTTTCAAGGCAGCGGCTATGACTGGGGCTCGCTTGCAGCCGTATTTGTGGAGGAAAAAATGCCGGAGCTTGCCGAGCATATCCACTTCGATTCAGAGGCAGATATGTTCTGCGTGTGCGCCAGCAATCGGGAAGCCCTGGTGAATTTTGCGCTAGCCTTCAAAGCAGCCTGTGAGGATCATGATTTAATCAGCGATCTATTTACTCGCGCTGAGCTAGATTAA
- a CDS encoding ATP-binding protein — protein MSDFDDLAAQRRKNLKLIQFNQEDQSLVESDKPAETFDDVGGLEDVKKKIRMNFILPLKQPELFAAYGKSAGGSLLLFGPPGCGKTFLARAVAGEIEANFIHIELQAILSMYTGQSEHNLHDFFEKARQCRPCVIFIDELDAMGGSRNQMRQHHDRMLVNQLLLELDGLQAENENVFVIGATNTPWYLDSALRRPGRFNHLVFVPPPEEAERQTILGLKLKGKPMDSLNLERIAAETKYFSGADLEQVVSDAVESAMERILETGEVQPISQNDVKAAVKSRKATTLEWFSTAKNYATFSDVNRDYQVVLDYMKKHGIK, from the coding sequence ATGTCTGATTTTGATGATCTCGCAGCGCAAAGGCGCAAAAATCTAAAGCTTATCCAATTCAATCAAGAGGATCAATCGCTTGTCGAGTCGGACAAGCCAGCGGAAACGTTCGATGATGTAGGCGGACTAGAGGATGTTAAGAAGAAAATTCGCATGAACTTCATTTTGCCGCTAAAGCAGCCGGAATTGTTTGCCGCCTATGGCAAATCAGCTGGAGGAAGCTTGCTGCTGTTTGGGCCTCCGGGCTGTGGAAAAACGTTTCTGGCACGAGCAGTAGCGGGCGAAATTGAAGCAAACTTTATCCATATTGAGCTGCAGGCCATTCTTTCGATGTATACGGGCCAGAGCGAGCATAATTTGCATGACTTTTTTGAAAAAGCCCGACAATGCAGGCCTTGTGTCATTTTCATAGATGAGCTTGATGCAATGGGCGGCAGCCGGAACCAAATGCGCCAGCATCACGATCGCATGCTGGTCAACCAACTGCTGCTAGAGCTGGACGGTCTGCAAGCAGAGAACGAGAACGTATTTGTAATTGGCGCAACCAATACGCCATGGTATTTGGATTCCGCGCTCAGACGTCCCGGACGTTTTAACCATCTCGTCTTTGTACCGCCGCCAGAGGAAGCGGAGCGCCAAACGATTTTGGGGCTGAAGCTGAAAGGCAAGCCGATGGATTCGCTGAATTTGGAGCGGATTGCTGCCGAGACGAAATATTTTTCCGGAGCTGATTTGGAGCAGGTCGTTAGCGATGCGGTGGAATCGGCGATGGAGCGCATTCTGGAGACGGGTGAAGTGCAGCCTATTTCTCAAAATGATGTGAAAGCTGCAGTAAAATCCCGCAAAGCGACAACACTGGAATGGTTTTCCACCGCAAAAAACTATGCGACCTTCAGTGATGTCAACCGTGATTACCAGGTTGTGCTGGATTATATGAAGAAGCACGGCATTAAATAG
- a CDS encoding AraC family transcriptional regulator: MLHTYSIVYVTAGKGLMKMNGHAAQVKPGDLFFLQPEMMVEGYSDSTDPIQYSLIVFSCMQLSRPREGWSVKQPIFPLKGRMGGVDDLAAVEGLIQHLFELNRHARVQERHTIHYNLSKLLLLIMGRSIAAEQQTVGMEQVLAYMNENYTKDLQVSQLAEMAGFSTNHFTKIFKHQMGITPTEYLLKQRITKAKQLLVSSMKAKRVAEQVGYKDEHYFSRVFKKAEGVAPTLYIKNKCHRIAALYYGLDDHLITLGYKPVASLSYTGRVSSSCSIPGLSASSQQSSMLQGGHTNYDKLLRTKPDLMLTSDRLERDELLNQIAPTAVLKHSNKYGQTLEQLAGLLGREQQAAAWISSYGERTERLKERMKACLGEQSVYFIRVSQNFYRVYGRKNQTGSLFYDDLGLTLPDRFPAHEWALDIQLNELPLFNSQHIFLMADSTKGSKKRLQHLLQSEEWQSLEAVRRHHVYDASDLFFKALGPSGRMWAMNYAALKLGIIE, encoded by the coding sequence ATGCTCCATACCTATTCCATAGTCTATGTAACTGCTGGCAAGGGCTTAATGAAAATGAACGGTCATGCTGCTCAAGTCAAGCCAGGCGATTTATTTTTTCTACAGCCTGAAATGATGGTCGAAGGGTATTCGGACTCCACCGATCCGATTCAGTATTCATTGATTGTGTTCTCCTGTATGCAGCTGAGCAGGCCGAGAGAAGGCTGGTCAGTGAAGCAGCCTATTTTTCCATTGAAGGGGAGGATGGGGGGAGTTGACGATCTTGCTGCGGTCGAAGGGCTAATCCAGCATTTATTTGAATTAAATCGGCATGCCAGAGTACAAGAGAGGCATACGATCCACTACAATCTTTCAAAGCTGCTGTTGCTGATAATGGGCAGAAGCATAGCGGCGGAGCAGCAGACTGTAGGCATGGAGCAGGTGCTGGCCTATATGAATGAAAATTACACGAAGGATTTGCAGGTCAGCCAACTGGCGGAAATGGCAGGCTTCAGTACGAATCATTTTACGAAAATCTTTAAACATCAAATGGGGATCACACCTACCGAATATCTTTTGAAACAACGAATTACTAAAGCAAAGCAATTATTGGTTTCTTCAATGAAAGCCAAGCGTGTAGCGGAGCAGGTCGGTTACAAGGATGAGCACTATTTCAGCAGAGTTTTCAAAAAAGCCGAAGGCGTTGCTCCTACCTTATATATTAAAAATAAATGCCACCGCATAGCGGCTTTATATTATGGACTGGATGACCATTTAATCACGCTTGGCTATAAGCCAGTTGCTTCGCTGTCTTATACGGGCCGGGTTTCCTCGTCCTGCTCCATTCCGGGGCTTAGCGCATCCAGCCAGCAAAGCTCTATGCTTCAAGGCGGTCACACGAATTACGATAAGCTGCTCCGAACAAAGCCGGATCTGATGCTGACAAGTGATCGTCTGGAGCGAGATGAGCTGCTGAATCAGATTGCGCCAACTGCTGTACTCAAGCATTCGAACAAGTATGGACAGACGCTGGAGCAGCTTGCTGGCCTATTAGGCAGAGAGCAGCAGGCCGCGGCATGGATAAGCAGCTATGGCGAGAGAACGGAAAGGCTGAAGGAACGAATGAAGGCCTGCTTGGGAGAACAGAGCGTTTATTTTATAAGGGTGAGCCAGAACTTTTATCGGGTATATGGGCGGAAAAATCAAACGGGCAGCCTTTTTTATGATGATCTGGGTTTAACGCTTCCGGATCGATTCCCTGCCCACGAATGGGCACTCGACATCCAGCTGAATGAACTGCCATTATTTAATTCACAGCATATTTTTCTGATGGCTGATTCAACTAAAGGTTCGAAGAAGCGATTGCAGCATTTGCTTCAATCGGAGGAGTGGCAATCCCTTGAGGCAGTACGTCGCCATCATGTATATGATGCTAGTGATTTATTTTTTAAAGCGCTAGGCCCTTCCGGGAGAATGTGGGCGATGAATTATGCAGCATTAAAGCTGGGAATAATAGAATGA
- a CDS encoding ABC transporter substrate-binding protein — translation MNKHRMMYLVLWAMLLLAVTACGKAESPASEPEQTNQSANQPVEKATRTVTHLKGEAIVPAKIDKIVVLSAAYIDHLLTIGEKPVGVNVETRYGGDYLPYLASELEGVQLVGSADSPNLEAIVQLEPDVILIESRTAENTYDQLAKIAPTLVLGTEWLEYGDDTTYWTADLLKVAELYDKVDLAKEKIAELDAKAKQASEKIKAIDNYNLAYLRVREKNLQIYAEKGHPTNTLLYHDLGFTKTSLTPEEQRGELSLEVISGLDADYIVLEVDPNGQDNLKSINDSSFWNKVSAVQNNKVYETDSFWLFKGWGVIGRGQIIDEVLKMIE, via the coding sequence ATGAATAAGCACCGAATGATGTACCTCGTATTATGGGCTATGCTGCTGCTTGCAGTGACGGCTTGCGGTAAAGCAGAAAGTCCAGCGAGCGAGCCCGAACAAACGAATCAATCTGCGAATCAACCTGTGGAAAAAGCGACTCGAACCGTTACCCACCTGAAAGGGGAGGCCATCGTTCCAGCTAAGATCGACAAAATAGTCGTGCTCTCCGCTGCTTATATTGATCATCTGCTGACTATCGGCGAAAAACCAGTTGGCGTAAATGTAGAGACCCGTTATGGCGGAGATTACCTGCCTTATTTGGCAAGCGAGCTGGAAGGCGTACAGCTGGTAGGCTCTGCGGATAGTCCCAATTTGGAAGCGATTGTTCAGCTGGAGCCGGATGTCATTCTCATAGAGAGCCGGACTGCGGAAAATACGTATGATCAGCTGGCTAAGATCGCGCCAACGCTTGTGCTTGGTACGGAGTGGCTGGAGTATGGCGATGATACGACCTACTGGACTGCGGATTTATTGAAGGTGGCCGAATTGTACGACAAAGTGGATTTGGCTAAAGAGAAAATTGCCGAGCTTGATGCAAAGGCTAAACAAGCCAGTGAGAAAATTAAGGCTATCGACAACTATAACCTTGCTTATTTAAGAGTCAGAGAGAAAAACCTGCAAATTTATGCGGAAAAAGGCCATCCAACAAATACGTTGTTGTACCACGATCTCGGCTTTACGAAAACGTCATTGACGCCTGAGGAGCAGCGCGGCGAGCTGTCTTTAGAAGTGATTTCAGGCTTAGACGCCGATTATATCGTGCTTGAAGTTGATCCTAATGGACAGGATAATCTCAAGAGCATCAACGATAGCTCTTTTTGGAATAAGGTTTCTGCGGTGCAAAACAATAAGGTGTATGAAACAGACTCGTTTTGGCTGTTTAAAGGCTGGGGCGTCATTGGACGCGGACAAATCATAGATGAAGTATTGAAGATGATTGAGTAA
- a CDS encoding DUF1801 domain-containing protein — protein MPETEEITAFIEALDVPWQVEVSNQLRSLIHEAIPDVQERLQYKKPHFLKNGKYAAVISPSKKAVSFTLFHTTGLDLPEELFEGPEERKTIKIQEKDTPDYSQLTKYLEQASKEL, from the coding sequence TTGCCCGAAACAGAAGAAATAACCGCTTTTATAGAAGCGCTGGACGTGCCCTGGCAGGTGGAAGTATCGAATCAGCTACGAAGCCTCATACATGAGGCCATTCCAGACGTTCAGGAGCGACTGCAATATAAGAAGCCTCACTTTTTGAAAAATGGCAAGTATGCGGCGGTCATTTCGCCTTCCAAAAAAGCGGTTTCCTTTACCCTATTCCATACGACGGGTCTGGATTTGCCAGAAGAGCTGTTTGAAGGCCCGGAGGAGCGGAAAACGATCAAAATTCAGGAAAAAGATACCCCTGATTATTCGCAATTAACGAAATATTTGGAGCAGGCGTCGAAAGAGCTTTAG
- a CDS encoding tetratricopeptide repeat protein, giving the protein MAEDRDFEQNTYTAVYQLIEWKRYKEALGQTEQLLRHNPEDTDALALIAQIYLLMEDYEKSLYWSGEVLKRDPDHTDAWYVRVVAYYDTDDVEAFLEAAHEALRIEPYRAHYYYLLASQMNKMGKLKQAKEHLLQALQLNADSPLYLAVLSYTEALLGHFEESEQLDRQAIQIEAEDPGVLLHLAWAAGHRGDYTLQEKYMQSAVRLNPEDKQYQDEYLNALQNSHKLYRIFLAPMKVIRRMKRWQILVSWLVAVFFFKPLLILFIVLYILAHWVTKGIVHVRVFGWRRRGS; this is encoded by the coding sequence TTGGCGGAAGACAGAGATTTTGAGCAAAATACTTATACTGCTGTATATCAGCTGATCGAGTGGAAACGGTATAAGGAAGCTCTCGGGCAAACAGAGCAGCTTTTGCGCCATAACCCGGAAGATACTGATGCATTGGCCCTTATAGCACAGATTTATTTATTAATGGAAGATTACGAAAAAAGCTTGTATTGGTCCGGTGAAGTGTTGAAGCGAGATCCGGACCATACGGATGCTTGGTATGTGCGGGTTGTGGCCTATTACGATACGGATGATGTGGAGGCCTTTCTTGAAGCGGCACATGAAGCTTTGCGAATTGAACCATATAGAGCCCATTACTACTATTTGCTTGCTAGTCAAATGAACAAAATGGGGAAATTAAAGCAAGCGAAGGAGCATCTGCTGCAAGCGCTCCAGCTGAATGCAGATTCGCCGCTTTATTTGGCTGTGCTGAGCTATACGGAAGCGCTGCTGGGCCATTTTGAGGAATCGGAGCAGCTGGACAGGCAGGCTATTCAGATCGAGGCGGAAGATCCAGGTGTGCTGCTGCATCTCGCTTGGGCGGCAGGCCACCGCGGCGATTATACGCTGCAGGAAAAGTATATGCAAAGCGCCGTCAGGCTCAATCCAGAGGATAAGCAGTATCAGGATGAATATTTGAATGCTTTGCAAAACAGCCATAAGCTGTATCGTATTTTTTTAGCGCCAATGAAGGTTATAAGGCGCATGAAACGCTGGCAGATTCTCGTTAGCTGGCTAGTGGCGGTGTTCTTTTTTAAACCGCTCCTGATTCTATTTATTGTGCTGTATATTTTAGCCCATTGGGTGACGAAGGGCATTGTGCATGTACGCGTTTTTGGCTGGCGGCGTCGCGGCTCATGA